A stretch of the Lolium perenne isolate Kyuss_39 chromosome 3, Kyuss_2.0, whole genome shotgun sequence genome encodes the following:
- the LOC127342773 gene encoding uncharacterized protein has product MASKQRSSPAKAAAADCDPVYEWVIGDGSYLLRLTLPGFKKEDFRVHVDPSGRLTIIVGHRPVDGVAGTVRLHKVFQLPHMSDLDGITGRYDGSALMLTVPKLPSSAVPPPETPMEQVKEAAADVGDKPTDKKCRVGREAERLIEAGRARLQGRQKETAATKEQTAPSSKKSPATKVDGRKEEPKPEATAKPAEKVVKQEDDHAEKAKAAEHKAKLEREAEQRIEAARARLQYAAEREAEREREQNGCWNWKERATEEGLKWAETIGNNKEVIATAVAAFTLGFFVSHRIFSRS; this is encoded by the exons ATGGCGAGCAAGCAAAGATCGTCGCCGGCCAAAGCCGCAGCAGCAGATTGTGATCCGGTGTACGAGTGGGTCATCGGCGACGGCAGCTATCTTCTCCGCCTCACCCTCCCTG GGTTCAAGAAAGAGGATTTCCGGGTGCACGTCGACCCCAGCGGCCGGCTGACCATCATCGTCGGCCACCGCCCCGTTGATGGGGTAGCCGGAACCGTGCGGCTGCACAAGGTGTTCCAGCTGCCACACATGTCCGACCTCGACGGGATCACCGGCCGGTACGACGGCAGCGCTCTCATGCTCACCGTGCCCAAGCTACCATCCAGCGCGGTACCACCACCGGAGACGCCCATGGAGCAGGTCAAAGAGGCCGCGGCCGATGTCGGCGACAAGCCAACGGATAAAAAATGCAGGGTTGGACGGGAGGCGGAGCGGCTGATCGAGGCGGGGAGGGCGAGGTTGCAGGGGAGGCAGAAGGAGACGGCGGCGACGAAGGAGCAAACTGCTCCGAGTAGCAAGAAGTCGCCTGCCACGAAAGTGGACGGAAGGAAAGAGGAGCCCAAACCGGAGGCGACGGCGAAGCCAGCCGAGAAGGTTGTGAAACAAGAAGATGATCACGCCGAGAAGGCCAAGGCCGCTGAACACAAGGCGAAGCTCGAGCGTGAGGCGGAGCAGAGGATCGAGGCGGCCAGGGCGAGGCTGCAGTATGCCGCGGAGAGAGAggcggagagggagagggagcagAATGGCTGCTGGAATTGGAAGGAGCGGGCGACGGAGGAGGGCCTCAAGTGGGCGGAGACCATCGGGAATAACAAGGAGGTGATCGCCACCGCTGTGGCCGCCTTCACGTTAGGCTTCTTCGTCTCCCACAGGATCTTCTCCAGGAGCTGA
- the LOC127338439 gene encoding 16.6 kDa heat shock protein — protein MASWPQLSAKAAADGHRCDIDLDLKPRWDDGATTYLIRFDLSGFKKDEFKVLVDAGGRLTLRGQRPSGHVRVNKALQLPPTADFDKIAARFDGRMLCLTVPKLPVAEMALARMDEAKELAAWETEAEKERSEWDRGQVIAAAVAAFALGVVVTHKLLSAKHV, from the exons ATGGCGAGCTGGCCGCAGTTATCAGCGAAAGCCGCGGCGGACGGGCACCGATGCGACATCGACTTGGACCTCAAACCCCGTTGGGACGACGGGGCCACGACCTATCTCATTCGCTTCGACCTCTCAG GATTCAAGAAGGACGAGTTCAAGGTGCTCGTGGACGCCGGCGGCAGGCTGACCCTCCGCGGCCAGCGCCCCTCCGGACACGTGCGGGTCAACAAGGCGCTCCAGCTGCCTCCTACGGCGGACTTCGACAAGATCGCCGCCCGGTTCGACGGCAGAATGCTCTGCCTCACCGTGCCTAAACTGCCGGTTGCCGAAATGGCGCTGGCGAGGATGGACGAAGCGAAAGAGCTGGCCGCGTGGGAGACGGAGGCGGAGAAAGAGCGATCCGAATGGGACCGGGGGCAGGTGATCGCGGCTGCCGTCGCCGCCTTCGCGCTCGGCGTCGTCGTCACTCACAAGTTACTCTCGGCAAAGCATGTCTAA
- the LOC127342774 gene encoding mitochondrial outer membrane protein porin 3, producing MAPGLYTDIGKKTRDLLYRDYCTHQKFTLTTCTPEGVAITAAGTRLNESIFGELQTQLKTKNLTVDIKTNSESDLLTTVTVDGLGTPGLKSILSLVVPDQRSGKLDFLYLHELAGLNASVGLNPNPMVNLSGVFGSKELSVGVDVSFDTATSNFTKYNAALSLTNQDLIASLHLNNHGDTLTASYYHLVKLHSATAVGAELSHSFSRNESTLIFGSQHSLDPHTTVKARFNNYGMASALVQHEWRPKSLITISGEVDTKAIEKSTKVGLSLVLKP from the exons ATCTGCTGTACCGGGACTACTGCACACACCAGAAGTTCACCCTCACCACATGCACCCCCGAGGGCGTC GCAATCACAGCTGCAGGAACAAGGTTAAACGAGTCCATCTTTGGTGAGCTTCAGACCCAGCTTAAGACCAAGAACCTAACAGTTGATATCAAAACAAACTCAGAGTCAGAT CTTTTGACGACAGTCACAGTTGATGGGTTAGGAACTCCTGGGCTGAAATCAATCCTCAGCTTGGTTGTTCCAGACCAGAGGTCAGGGAAG CTGGATTTCCTGTACTTGCATGAATTGGCCGGTCTCAATGCAAGTGTTGGGCTGAATCCCAACCCTATGGTTAATCTCTCTGGTGTCTTTGGAAGCAAAGAACTGTCAGTTGGTGTTGATGTTTCATTCGACACGGCAACTAGCAATTTCACCAAGTACAATGCTGCATTAAGCCTCACAAATCAGGATCTTATTGCTTCCCTCCACCT GAACAACCATGGTGACACCTTGACTGCATCTTACTACCACTTGGTAAAGCTACATTCGGCCACTGCTGTTGGAGCTGAGCTGTCCCACAGCTTCTCAAGGAACGAGAGCACACTGATATTTGGATCGCAGCACTCGTTGGATCCCCACACCACCGTGAAGGCACGCTTCAACAACTATGGCATGGCCAGTGCCCTTGTCCAGCATGAATGGCGCCCCAAGTCACTCATCACAATCTCTGGTGAGGTTGACACAAAGGCAATTGAGAAGAGCACGAAAGTTGGTTTGTCATTGGTGCTCAAGCCTTGA